From Plasmodium brasilianum strain Bolivian I chromosome Unknown PB_00_09, whole genome shotgun sequence, the proteins below share one genomic window:
- a CDS encoding fam-l protein gives MEKNIKLLFLNISAFIFLTWLFHFSIDNSTLNKFLKDNSNNDSKLDGKHYRLLVIHKEESDSNILGLKQDMSNNRVKKKKYLSNNEGETPEKKKHLYKSSSKSIKDHRNAMKNEANIFETKKYSSIGKKIFKELDFEDFLKRNKMISNKVYKKIMYKKLALRIALPLLLFLLLLTVLITDFTWGLADGSKGLWGALGLSKILNDWAKCNDDWWLKTMLEWLKTNSSWFWRHNSISGVGTHGSCTAEAVSEGCILGQLFGIIIYVIPFIILAIAVISGIIYYHKKVKKYEKIKFRKR, from the exons atggaaaaaaatattaaattattatttcttaatatttcagcgtttatatttttaacatggTTATTCCATTTTAGCATTGATAAT aGCACgcttaacaaatttttaaaagataactCTAATAATGATAGTAAATTAGATGGAAAACATTATCGATTATTAGTAATACATAAAGAAGAAAGTGATTCAAATATACTAGGGTTAAAACAAGACATGTCAAATAATagagtgaaaaaaaaaaaatatttatctaaTAATGAAGGTGAAACCccagaaaaaaagaagcatttatataaaagttcATCAAAGAGTATAAAAGATCATAGGAATGCTATGAAAAATGAAgctaatatatttgaaacaaaaaaatattccagtattggaaaaaaaatatttaaagaactTGATTTTGAAGATTTTCTTAAACGCAACAAAATGATTAGTAATAAggtttacaaaaaaataatgtacaaAAAGCTAGCATTGAGAATTGCTTTACCTTTATTATTGTTCTTGTTGTTATTAACTGTACTCATAACAGATTTTACATGGGGTTTGGCAGATGGAAGTAAAGGATTGTGGGGTGCATTAGGATTATCGAAAATTCTAAACGATTGGGCAAAATGTAATGATGATTGGTGGTTGAAGACAATGTTAGAATGGTTAAAAACAAATTCATCATGGTTTTGGAGGCATAATTCAATTTCAGGTGTAGGCACACATGGAAGTTGTACTGCAGAAGCAGTTAGTGAAGGTTGCATATTAGGACAGTTATTtggtattataatatatgtcaTACCTTTCATTATATTAGCTATCGCAGTTATATCAGGAATTATCtattaccataaaaaagttaaaaaatatgaaaaaattaaattcagaaaaagataa